The nucleotide window AGTTGTGGGAACTGTTCCAGTGGGTGGTCCCGCCTGCTCCATCGCGGCCGCAGGGCGGCGGTCGGCGGCGGTACGGGGATCGTGAGGTGCTGGCCGCGATCATCTTCGTGGCCACGACGGGTTGCACCTGGCGGCAGTTGCCGCCGGTCTTCGGCCCCTCGGGGCCGACCGCGCACCGGCGCTTCACCGAGTGGACCGCCGCCCGGGTCTGGGCGAAGCTGCACCGCGTCATCCTCGACGAACTGGGCTCGCGCGGAGAGTTGGACTGGTCACGTTGCGCGATCGACTCGGTGAACATGCGGGCCCTGAAAGGGGGGACCTGACAGGTCCGAATCCTGTAGACCGGGGCAAGAAGGGCTCGAAGGTCCACTTGATCACCGAGCGGACCGGTTTACCCCTCTCGGTCGGGATCTCCGGCGCGAACCTGCATGACAGCCAGGCACTCGAGCCGCTGGTGCGCGGCATCCCGCCGATCCGCT belongs to Streptomyces graminofaciens and includes:
- a CDS encoding IS5 family transposase (programmed frameshift), with the protein product MVERMVPDELWELFQWVVPPAPSRPQGGGRRRYGDREVLAAIIFVATTGCTWRQLPPVFGPSGPTAHRRFTEWTAARVWAKLHRVILDELGSRGELDWSRCAIDSVNMRALKGDLTGPNPVDRGKKGSKVHLITERTGLPLSVGISGANLHDSQALEPLVRGIPPIRSRRGPRRRRPAKLHADKGYDYDHLRRWLRKRGIRHRIARKGIESSTRLGRHRWTIERTMSWLGGCRRLHRRYERKAEHFLAFTAIACSLICYRRLAK